From one Anoplolepis gracilipes chromosome 10, ASM4749672v1, whole genome shotgun sequence genomic stretch:
- the LOC140670624 gene encoding facilitated trehalose transporter Tret1-like isoform X1, translating into MDMHEQSLKEPGKLRQFVFTVIINMSTLVYGFTIGWQSPSVPQLQNPSPVVGDEPMTDENIAWTNSILCLAGVFSTMLFPMIPNKFSRKRLGYVLTLPMILSWMLIIFATEHIHIYISKVLSGITGGGVFFLVPNYVSEISCDSIRGILGSILGFFLNSGILLGYILGGLMSLHTTAVIGAIFSTLFFIAFAFMPESPVCLVRQSCTDQAIRSLNWLKAGDTLAVEQTLSHLQLQIKEAASTRSVKLSDLFRDRATIKGLIIVLGLFATQQLSGVFAVINYTETIFKISDSSLSPNTSSIVVGTILLLGSCLSISLIERMGRRPLLLISCGGMCLCHCAISAFCYLQNLQYDVSVYNWIPVTALSIFMIVYSFGVGCGPYVVMSEIFSRDVTGVTSTVSLTFSWTISFIIMMIFADLIALLGMHGCFFFLATCCACSFVFCFILVPETKGRRREDIVDELNGGVQHKNNKNINIIGTDSVHATHV; encoded by the exons ATGGACATGCATGAGCAATCACTGAAGGAACCAGGCAAGCTGCGGCAGTTTGTCTTCACGGTAATTA TAAATATGTCAACGTTGGTTTATGGATTTACAATTGGATGGCAATCACCGTCAGTTCCACAACTTCAGAACCCATCGCCGGTGGTAGGAGATGAACCCATGACGGACGAAAATATAGCCTGGACGAATAGCATTTTATGCTTGGCGGGCGTCTTTTCGACTATGCTGTTTCCGATGATACCTAACAAATTCAGTCGAAAGAGACTTGGTTACGTGTTAACGTTACCAATGATACTCTCTTGGATGTTAATCATTTTCGCAACCGAACatattcatatttacatatcgAAAGTCTTGAGCGGTATCACTGGCGGCGGTGTATTCTTCCTGGTGCCAAACTATGTATCGGAGATTTCGTGCGACAGCATCCGCGGTATATTAGGAAGTATTTTAGGATTCTTTCTAAATTCCGGAATATTGCTGGGTTACATCTTAGGCGGCTTGATGTCCTTGCACACTACCGCTGTGATCGGTGCAATTTTCAGTACGTTGTTCTTCATTGCTTTCGCCTTCATGCCGGAATCGCCGGTCTGCCTCGTACGTCAAAGTTGTACAGATCAAGCAATTAG ATCGTTGAATTGGTTGAAAGCTGGAGACACTCTAGCGGTAGAACAGACATTGTCGCATCTACAGTTGCAAATTAAAGAGGCCGCATCCACAAGATCCGTCAAGTTGTCAGATTTATTTAGAGACAGAGCGACGATTAAAGGATTGATCATCGTTTTGGGTTTGTTCGCCACTCAACAATTGAGCGGGGTTTTTGCGGTg ATCAATTACACAGAgactattttcaaaatatccgACAGTTCGTTATCTCCGAACACATCGTCCATCGTTGTGGGAACTATATTGCTCCTAGGTTCGTGTCTGTCGATCTCTTTAATAGAACGTATGGGCAGAAGGCCTTTGCTCTTGATATCATGCGGAGGAATGTGCCTGTGTCATTGTGCAATCAGCGCGTTCTGCTATCTTCAGAACTTACAATATGATGTATCTGTTTATAATTGGATACCGGTCACAGCACTGTCTATTTTCATGATAGTGTATTCTTTCGGAGTAGGATGCGGACCCTACGTGGTAATGTCCGAAATATTCAGCCGCGACGTGACCGGCGTAACCTCGACTGTGAGTCTCACCTTTAGCTGGACAATAAGTTTCATCATAATGATGATCTTCGCAGATCTCATCGCTTTACTAGGTATGCACGGTTGCTTCTTCTTCCTCGCTACTTGTTGCGCGTGCAGTTTCGTCTTCTGCTTCATATTGGTCCCGGAGACTAAAGGCCGGAGGCGCGAGGATATTGTGGACGAGCTCAATGGAGGTGTGCAACATAAAAACAACAAGAACATTAATATCATTGGAACGGACTCAGTGCATGCGACAcacgtgtaa
- the LOC140670624 gene encoding facilitated trehalose transporter Tret1-like isoform X2, with protein sequence MSTLVYGFTIGWQSPSVPQLQNPSPVVGDEPMTDENIAWTNSILCLAGVFSTMLFPMIPNKFSRKRLGYVLTLPMILSWMLIIFATEHIHIYISKVLSGITGGGVFFLVPNYVSEISCDSIRGILGSILGFFLNSGILLGYILGGLMSLHTTAVIGAIFSTLFFIAFAFMPESPVCLVRQSCTDQAIRSLNWLKAGDTLAVEQTLSHLQLQIKEAASTRSVKLSDLFRDRATIKGLIIVLGLFATQQLSGVFAVINYTETIFKISDSSLSPNTSSIVVGTILLLGSCLSISLIERMGRRPLLLISCGGMCLCHCAISAFCYLQNLQYDVSVYNWIPVTALSIFMIVYSFGVGCGPYVVMSEIFSRDVTGVTSTVSLTFSWTISFIIMMIFADLIALLGMHGCFFFLATCCACSFVFCFILVPETKGRRREDIVDELNGGVQHKNNKNINIIGTDSVHATHV encoded by the exons ATGTCAACGTTGGTTTATGGATTTACAATTGGATGGCAATCACCGTCAGTTCCACAACTTCAGAACCCATCGCCGGTGGTAGGAGATGAACCCATGACGGACGAAAATATAGCCTGGACGAATAGCATTTTATGCTTGGCGGGCGTCTTTTCGACTATGCTGTTTCCGATGATACCTAACAAATTCAGTCGAAAGAGACTTGGTTACGTGTTAACGTTACCAATGATACTCTCTTGGATGTTAATCATTTTCGCAACCGAACatattcatatttacatatcgAAAGTCTTGAGCGGTATCACTGGCGGCGGTGTATTCTTCCTGGTGCCAAACTATGTATCGGAGATTTCGTGCGACAGCATCCGCGGTATATTAGGAAGTATTTTAGGATTCTTTCTAAATTCCGGAATATTGCTGGGTTACATCTTAGGCGGCTTGATGTCCTTGCACACTACCGCTGTGATCGGTGCAATTTTCAGTACGTTGTTCTTCATTGCTTTCGCCTTCATGCCGGAATCGCCGGTCTGCCTCGTACGTCAAAGTTGTACAGATCAAGCAATTAG ATCGTTGAATTGGTTGAAAGCTGGAGACACTCTAGCGGTAGAACAGACATTGTCGCATCTACAGTTGCAAATTAAAGAGGCCGCATCCACAAGATCCGTCAAGTTGTCAGATTTATTTAGAGACAGAGCGACGATTAAAGGATTGATCATCGTTTTGGGTTTGTTCGCCACTCAACAATTGAGCGGGGTTTTTGCGGTg ATCAATTACACAGAgactattttcaaaatatccgACAGTTCGTTATCTCCGAACACATCGTCCATCGTTGTGGGAACTATATTGCTCCTAGGTTCGTGTCTGTCGATCTCTTTAATAGAACGTATGGGCAGAAGGCCTTTGCTCTTGATATCATGCGGAGGAATGTGCCTGTGTCATTGTGCAATCAGCGCGTTCTGCTATCTTCAGAACTTACAATATGATGTATCTGTTTATAATTGGATACCGGTCACAGCACTGTCTATTTTCATGATAGTGTATTCTTTCGGAGTAGGATGCGGACCCTACGTGGTAATGTCCGAAATATTCAGCCGCGACGTGACCGGCGTAACCTCGACTGTGAGTCTCACCTTTAGCTGGACAATAAGTTTCATCATAATGATGATCTTCGCAGATCTCATCGCTTTACTAGGTATGCACGGTTGCTTCTTCTTCCTCGCTACTTGTTGCGCGTGCAGTTTCGTCTTCTGCTTCATATTGGTCCCGGAGACTAAAGGCCGGAGGCGCGAGGATATTGTGGACGAGCTCAATGGAGGTGTGCAACATAAAAACAACAAGAACATTAATATCATTGGAACGGACTCAGTGCATGCGACAcacgtgtaa
- the LOC140670625 gene encoding facilitated trehalose transporter Tret1-like — protein sequence MKMHEQTLKEPGKLRQFVFTIIINLSTLSFGFTIGWQSPSVPQLQNPSPVVGDEPMTDENIAWMNSILCLGAIFGTLLFPMVPNKFSRKRFSYVLTLSMILSWLLIIFATEHIHIYISKVLSGITGGSVFFLVPNYVSEISCDSIRGILGSILGFFLNSGILLGYILGGLMSLHTTAVIGAIFSTLFFIAFAFMPESPVCLVRQSCTDQAIRSLNWLKAGDTLAVEQTLSHLQLQINEAASAKLSDLFRDRATIKGLIIILGLFAAQQLCGIFAVLSYTETIFKISGSSLSPNTSSVIVAAILLLGSCLSVSLIERMGRKPLFLISCGGMCLCHCAISAFCYLQNLQYDVSAYNWIPVTALSIFMIVHSFGVACGPVVVMSEIFSRDVTGVASTVGLTFSWTLSFIMVKIFADLIALLGMHGCFLFLAICCACCFLFCLIMMPETKGRTREDIVDELNGGAQYKKNKKSVTYIFKKNSRQVVQV from the exons ATGAAGATGCATGAGCAAACACTGAAGGAACCAGGCAAGCTGCGGCAGTTTGTCTTCACAATAATTA TAAATTTGTCAACGTTGTCTTTTGGGTTTACAATCGGATGGCAATCACCGTCAGTTCCACAACTTCAGAACCCATCGCCGGTGGTAGGAGATGAACCCATGACGGACGAAAATATAGCCTGGATGAATAGCATTTTATGCCTGGGCGCCATCTTTGGGACTTTGCTGTTTCCGATGGTACCCAACAAATTCAGTCGAAAGAGATTTAGTTACGTATTAACGTTATCAATGATACTCTCTTGGCTGTTAATCATTTTTGCAACCGAACATATCCATATTTACATATCGAAAGTTTTGAGCGGTATCACTGGCGGTAGTGTATTCTTCCTGGTGCCAAACTATGTATCGGAGATTTCGTGCGACAGCATCCGCGGTATATTAGGAAGTATTTTAGGATTCTTTCTAAATTCCGGAATATTGCTGGGTTACATCTTAGGCGGCTTGATGTCCTTGCACACCACCGCTGTGATCGGTGCAATTTTCAGTACGTTGTTCTTCATTGCTTTCGCCTTCATGCCGGAATCGCCAGTCTGCCTCGTACGTCAAAGTTGTACAGATCAAGCAATTAG ATCGTTGAATTGGTTGAAAGCTGGAGACACTCTAGCGGTAGAACAGACATTGTCGCATCTACAGTTGCAAATTAATGAGGCAGCATCCGCCAAGTTGTCAGATTTATTTAGAGACAGAGCGACGATTAAAGGATTGATCATCATTTTGGGTTTGTTCGCCGCTCAACAATTGTGCGGGATTTTTGCGGTG CTCAGTTACACAGAgactattttcaaaatatccgGCAGTTCGTTATCTCCAAACACATCGTCCGTCATTGTGGCAGCTATATTGCTCCTAGGTTCGTGTCTGTCGGTCTCTTTAATAGAACGTATGGGCAGAAAGCCCTTGTTCTTGATATCATGCGGAGGAATGTGCCTGTGTCATTGTGCAATCAGCGCGTTCTGCTATCTTCAGAACTTACAATATGATGTATCCGCTTATAATTGGATACCGGTCACAGCACTGTCCATTTTCATGATAGTGCATTCTTTCGGAGTAGCATGCGGACCCGTCGTGGTAATGTCCGAAATATTCAGCCGCGATGTGACCGGTGTAGCCTCGACCGTGGGTCTCACCTTTAGCTGGACATTAAGTTTTATCATGGTAAAGATCTTCGCCGATCTCATCGCTTTACTAGGTATGCACGGTTGCTTCTTGTTCCTCGCCATTTGTTGCGCGTGCTGTTTTTTGTTCTGCTTGATAATGATGCCAGAGACTAAAGGACGGACGCGCGAGGATATTGTGGACGAACTCAATGGAGGTGcgcaatataaaaagaataaaaagagtgTTACATATATCTTCAAAAAGAACTCGCGGCAAGTGGTACAAGTGTAA
- the LOC140670626 gene encoding uncharacterized protein encodes MADYWKSQGRKFCDFCKCWIADNKPSIDFHEGGKKHKENVSKRLKEIHKNSAKQAKQNKKFENDLKKMENAAMAAYLKDVENNTRDMTAQTIIKEKLNKIETGETPQNFNRMPPAAPETIPRFKSNTGHFSPKVDPCDPTLSKSVPSFPRVQQQGGENRTPGRSKANKTKGKGRKAQEDDRPTAPVRKLWYEALSPEGYTYYWHIETNESAWEPPEESYMTLAEQEEETKEEALQKELLEQLDKEETIEKADILEEQRANVEREKMRERGIRSARNDNDDTKDDDESAGIKEEAAKEERPYWRDYSVPERPQPYGAWQVVETIKKKPVDLQLPQKQKQIQLPMFEKIEPPPPQRTFKEKTVTQINTNDSDDEGTPITFKRRKIGNKNVRKRTTDD; translated from the exons GGCGGACTATTGGAAGTCTCAAGGCCGCAAGTTCTGCGACTTCTGTAAGTGCTGGATCGCCGATAATAAACCGAGTATCGACTTCCATGAGGGCGGCAAGAAGCATAAGGAAAATGTCAGCAAGCGACTCAAGGAAATTCACAAGAATAGTGCCAAACAGGCGaagcagaataaaaaattcgagaATGATCTTAAAAAGATGGAAAAT gCGGCTATGGCTGCATACTTGAAGGATGTCGAAAATAACACGCGAGATATGACTGCTCAAACgattattaaagagaaactGAACAAGATTGAAACGGGAGAA acgCCTCAGAATTTTAATCGTATGCCACCAGCCGCTCCAGAGACGATACCGAGATTTAAAAGTAACACTGGACAC TTTTCGCCAAAAGTTGATCCTTGCGATCCTACTTTGTCGAAAAGCGTTCCGTCATTTCCACGAGTCCAGCAGCAGGGCGGCGAAAACAGGACTCCGGGGAGGAGTAAAGCAAACAAGACGAAGGGAAAAGGGAGGAAGGCCCAGGAGGACGATCGTCCGACCGCACCTGTCAGAAAACTGTGGTACGAAGCTCTCAGTCCCGAAGGATATACTTACTACTGGCACATCGAGACGAACG AATCGGCTTGGGAGCCACCGGAAGAGAGTTATATGACTCTCGCGGAACAAGAAGAGGAGACGAAAGAGGAGGCGCTTCAGAAGGAGCTTCTAGAACAATTAGACAAAGAGGAAACGATCGAGAAAGCGGATATTCTTGAAGAACAACGAGCCAATGTTGAAAGGGAGAAGATGAGAGAACGTGGGATACGATCCGCTAGAAACGACAACGATGATACCAAAGATGACGACGAAAGTGCAGGAATAAAGGAGGAGGCGGCCAAAGAGGAACGACCTTACTGGCGAGACTACAGTGTGCCCGAGAGACCGCAACCTTATGGTGCCTGGCAAGTCGTAGaaacaat CAAAAAGAAACCTGTAGATCTGCAATTACCACAGAAGCAGAAACAGATTCAACTGCCTATGTTTGAGAAAATAGAACCACCGCCTCCACAAAGgacttttaaagaaaagacTGTCACACAGATTAATACCAATGATAGTGATGACGAGGGTACACCGATCACTtttaagagaagaaaaattggTAACAAAAACGTGCGTAAAAGAACGACTGATGATTAA